A section of the Streptomyces sp. V3I8 genome encodes:
- a CDS encoding ABC transporter permease, protein MTSPTKAEGSGPSIALDPELEPNGTPVKGVKKLEGRSPGQLMWQRFKRDRTGMFCAAVVIFFFAVALLAPVLTAISGTDPYTLYGQDPTYADASPVLDEFGLPLGYLGGVSGEHWFGVEPQYGRDLFAMLMYGMRTSLFMALGVTVLVMLSGVLIGLVGGYFGGRTDYWIGRVTDFFLSFPQQLFFIAFMPVVTAFFVDPQEETPTYFRAVAILIVLWVLGWMGMARLVRSTVLSLREREFVEAAKVSGASPWRIVRKEILPNVVSPILVQFTYQLPSTILTIAFLSFAGVGFVEPTPDWGRLFAAGAQYAEQDPAFMFFPGVALVIFILCFNLLGDSVRDAFDPKSGR, encoded by the coding sequence ATGACCAGTCCAACCAAGGCCGAGGGCTCCGGGCCGTCAATTGCCTTGGACCCCGAACTCGAGCCGAACGGCACGCCCGTCAAGGGTGTGAAGAAGCTCGAGGGCCGCTCTCCCGGGCAGTTGATGTGGCAGCGCTTCAAGCGTGACCGTACTGGCATGTTCTGCGCCGCGGTAGTGATTTTCTTCTTCGCGGTCGCGCTCCTCGCACCGGTACTGACGGCCATCAGCGGCACCGACCCGTACACGCTGTACGGCCAGGACCCCACCTACGCCGACGCCTCTCCCGTCCTCGACGAGTTCGGGCTGCCGCTCGGCTACCTCGGCGGCGTCTCGGGCGAGCACTGGTTCGGCGTCGAGCCGCAGTACGGCCGCGACCTGTTCGCCATGCTGATGTACGGCATGCGCACCTCGCTGTTCATGGCGCTCGGTGTGACCGTCCTGGTGATGCTCAGCGGTGTCCTCATCGGTCTCGTCGGCGGCTACTTCGGCGGACGCACCGACTACTGGATCGGCCGCGTCACCGACTTCTTCCTCTCGTTCCCGCAGCAGCTGTTCTTCATCGCCTTCATGCCCGTCGTCACAGCGTTCTTTGTGGACCCCCAGGAGGAGACCCCCACGTACTTCCGGGCGGTGGCCATCCTGATCGTGCTGTGGGTGCTGGGCTGGATGGGTATGGCGCGGCTCGTCCGCTCCACCGTCCTGTCCCTGCGCGAACGGGAGTTCGTGGAGGCGGCCAAGGTGTCCGGGGCCTCGCCCTGGCGGATCGTCCGCAAGGAGATCCTGCCGAACGTGGTCTCGCCGATCCTGGTGCAGTTCACGTACCAGCTGCCCAGCACCATCCTCACCATCGCCTTCCTCTCCTTCGCCGGAGTCGGCTTCGTCGAGCCGACCCCCGACTGGGGGCGTCTGTTCGCCGCCGGCGCCCAGTACGCGGAGCAGGACCCGGCCTTCATGTTCTTCCCGGGCGTGGCGTTGGTGATCTTCATCCTGTGCTTCAACCTCCTCGGAGACTCCGTACGGGATGCTTTCGACCCCAAGTCCGGGCGCTGA
- the typA gene encoding translational GTPase TypA, which translates to MATRHDIRNVAIVAHVDHGKTTLVDAMLKQAGAFAAHAAESLDDRMMDSNDLEREKGITILAKNTAVKYHPKDGGDVITINIIDTPGHADFGGEVERGLSMVDAVVLLVDASEGPLPQTRFVLRKALQQRLPVILCINKTDRPDSRIDEVVNETYDLFLDLDADEEQIEFPIVYACARDGVASLTKPEDGTVPADSDSLEPFFSTILSHVPAPSYDEEAPLQAHVTNLDADNFLGRIALLRVEQGELRKGQTVTWIKRDGTMSNVRITELLMTEALTRKPAEKAGPGDICAVAGIPEIMIGETLADPENPIALPLITVDEPAISMTIGTNTSPLVGRGATGKGADNKAAVKDRKVTARQVKDRLDRELIGNVSLRVLDTERPDAWEVQGRGELALAILVEQMRREGFELTIGKPQVVTQIIDGKVHEPVERMTIDVPEEHMGAVTQLMGVRKGRMDNMSNHGSGWVRLEFVVPSRGLIGFRTEFLTGTRGTGIAHSIHEGHEPWFGTLTTRNNGSLVADRAGAVTAFAMTNLQERGVLFVDPGTEVYEGMIVGENSRADDMDVNITKEKKLTNMRSAAADSFEAIVPPRKLSLEQSLEFCRDDECVEVTPESVRIRKVNLDARERGRAASRAKHG; encoded by the coding sequence ATGGCCACGCGCCACGACATCCGCAACGTCGCCATCGTCGCCCACGTCGACCACGGCAAGACCACCCTGGTCGACGCCATGCTCAAGCAGGCCGGTGCCTTCGCCGCGCACGCCGCCGAGTCGCTCGACGACCGCATGATGGACTCGAACGACCTGGAACGTGAGAAGGGCATCACGATCCTGGCCAAGAACACGGCGGTCAAGTACCACCCGAAGGATGGCGGCGACGTCATCACGATCAACATCATCGACACCCCCGGCCACGCCGACTTCGGTGGTGAGGTCGAGCGCGGCCTGTCGATGGTGGACGCGGTCGTCCTCCTCGTCGACGCCTCCGAGGGCCCGCTGCCGCAGACCCGCTTCGTGCTGCGCAAGGCGCTCCAGCAGCGCCTGCCGGTCATCCTGTGCATCAACAAGACGGACCGCCCGGACTCCCGGATCGACGAGGTCGTCAACGAGACCTACGACCTCTTCCTGGACCTGGACGCGGACGAGGAGCAGATCGAGTTCCCCATCGTCTACGCGTGTGCGCGTGACGGTGTGGCTTCGCTCACCAAGCCGGAGGACGGCACCGTCCCGGCCGACAGCGACAGCCTGGAGCCGTTCTTCTCCACGATCCTGTCGCACGTCCCGGCCCCGTCCTACGACGAGGAGGCCCCGCTCCAGGCGCACGTCACCAACCTGGACGCGGACAACTTCCTCGGCCGCATCGCGCTGCTGCGCGTCGAGCAGGGCGAGCTGCGCAAGGGCCAGACCGTCACGTGGATCAAGCGTGACGGCACGATGTCCAACGTGCGCATCACCGAGCTGCTGATGACCGAGGCGCTCACCCGCAAGCCGGCCGAGAAGGCGGGCCCGGGCGACATCTGCGCCGTCGCCGGTATCCCGGAGATCATGATCGGCGAGACCCTGGCCGACCCCGAGAACCCGATCGCGCTGCCGCTCATCACGGTCGACGAGCCGGCCATCTCGATGACCATCGGCACGAACACCTCGCCGCTGGTCGGCCGCGGCGCCACCGGCAAGGGCGCGGACAACAAGGCCGCGGTCAAGGACCGCAAGGTCACCGCCCGCCAGGTCAAGGACCGCCTCGACCGCGAGCTGATCGGCAACGTCTCGCTGCGCGTCCTGGACACCGAGCGCCCCGACGCCTGGGAGGTGCAGGGCCGCGGTGAGCTGGCGCTGGCCATCCTGGTCGAGCAGATGCGCCGCGAGGGCTTCGAGCTGACCATCGGCAAGCCGCAGGTGGTCACCCAGATCATCGACGGCAAGGTGCACGAGCCGGTCGAGCGCATGACGATCGACGTCCCCGAGGAGCACATGGGCGCGGTCACGCAGCTCATGGGCGTCCGCAAGGGCCGGATGGACAACATGTCCAACCACGGCTCGGGCTGGGTGCGCCTGGAGTTCGTCGTCCCGTCCCGCGGCCTCATCGGCTTCCGTACCGAGTTCCTCACCGGTACGCGCGGCACCGGTATCGCGCACTCGATCCACGAGGGCCACGAGCCGTGGTTCGGCACGCTGACGACCCGCAACAACGGTTCGCTGGTCGCCGACCGCGCCGGCGCCGTCACCGCCTTCGCGATGACGAACCTCCAGGAGCGCGGCGTGCTGTTCGTCGACCCCGGCACCGAGGTGTACGAGGGCATGATCGTCGGCGAGAACTCGCGCGCCGACGACATGGACGTGAACATCACCAAGGAGAAGAAGCTCACGAACATGCGGTCGGCCGCGGCCGACTCGTTCGAGGCGATCGTCCCGCCGCGCAAGCTCTCGCTGGAGCAGTCGCTGGAGTTCTGCCGCGACGACGAGTGCGTCGAGGTCACCCCGGAGTCCGTGCGCATCCGCAAGGTCAACCTGGACGCCCGTGAGCGGGGCCGCGCGGCGAGCCGCGCCAAGCACGGCTGA
- a CDS encoding ABC transporter family substrate-binding protein, whose product MSHDGVGLRAVARSVAFLTAGVLAVPALAGCSEQDEADRLSAGQDIAAAKRDRIADGGTLHWAVDSVPETLNTFQADADPATSRVAGAVLPALYRLDVNGRPQRNPDYLESAKVVEREPRQVVLYKLAQQAVWSDGREIGAADFAAQWRALSGRDTAYWTARNAGYDRIEKIERGASDLEVRVTFKKPYADWQSLFTPLYPKDVMGTPDTFNDSARRGLRVTAGPFTVDEVDRASGDVTLKRNPRWWGRPAKLSELVLRAVPREKRAAALAGGRLDLAEIDASEARRITSAGRKEGAAGGAPLTHGPGAALTPGRALRSWAIAHGSDEEAADEETTARKKRARAALKYAGQQSSLRGFTVRKSLEPSFTQLALNGSEGPLADERVRRAVARALDREELAQVVLKPLGLPAEPVGSHLALAGQHAYADGSGALGGQDTEEAQALLSDAGWVAGGPVKEEKKKSRKAAGAESSEDADGTADDGTYIVGGTDDKPRGAPRAARDARPGGDAGSAVLAPAPLVELQRAALLVQSAELAERRVAGKERDGGQREENLARNSGKRLEPGALGAYAPKGTAAPGRAAAGPLAKKGKPLSLRFVLPSGPGSQSLRAVGERIARMLERVGIRTEISKVADDSYFKDHIASGQYDLALYSWPASAFPATDARPIYSKPVPAADGSLNVEQNFTRVGTDQVDQLFDQAIAELDPDESRSLVRKADARIWAAAGSIPLYQRPQLVAARTNLANAGAFGFQTPFYEDMGFLKKS is encoded by the coding sequence ATGTCCCACGACGGCGTCGGACTGCGCGCGGTGGCGCGCTCGGTCGCGTTCCTCACGGCGGGTGTCCTCGCGGTGCCCGCCCTCGCCGGATGCAGCGAGCAGGACGAGGCGGACCGGCTGTCCGCCGGTCAGGACATCGCGGCCGCGAAGCGCGACCGGATCGCCGACGGCGGCACCCTGCACTGGGCCGTGGACAGCGTCCCGGAGACCCTGAACACCTTCCAGGCGGACGCGGACCCCGCCACCTCCCGGGTGGCCGGCGCCGTACTGCCCGCGCTGTACCGCCTCGACGTGAACGGCCGGCCGCAGCGCAACCCCGACTACCTGGAGTCGGCGAAGGTCGTCGAGCGCGAGCCCCGGCAGGTCGTGCTCTACAAGCTCGCCCAGCAGGCCGTCTGGAGCGACGGCCGCGAGATCGGCGCCGCGGACTTCGCCGCCCAGTGGCGCGCCCTGTCCGGCAGGGACACCGCCTACTGGACGGCCCGCAACGCCGGCTACGACCGCATCGAGAAGATCGAACGCGGCGCGAGCGACCTGGAGGTGCGGGTCACCTTCAAGAAGCCGTACGCGGACTGGCAGTCGCTGTTCACCCCGCTGTACCCGAAGGACGTCATGGGCACGCCGGACACCTTCAACGACAGCGCCCGCCGCGGGCTGAGGGTCACCGCGGGCCCCTTCACCGTCGACGAGGTCGACCGCGCGTCCGGTGACGTCACCCTCAAACGCAACCCCCGCTGGTGGGGCCGTCCCGCCAAGCTCTCCGAGCTGGTCCTGCGGGCCGTGCCCCGGGAGAAGCGCGCCGCCGCGCTGGCCGGCGGCCGGCTCGACCTGGCGGAGATCGACGCGTCCGAGGCACGGCGCATCACGTCCGCCGGCCGGAAGGAGGGGGCGGCCGGGGGCGCTCCGCTCACCCACGGTCCCGGCGCCGCCCTCACCCCGGGCCGGGCACTGCGGTCCTGGGCGATCGCGCACGGCTCCGACGAGGAGGCGGCCGACGAGGAGACCACGGCCCGCAAGAAGCGTGCCAGGGCGGCCCTGAAGTACGCCGGCCAGCAGTCCTCCCTGCGCGGTTTCACGGTCCGTAAATCCCTTGAGCCGTCCTTCACGCAGCTCGCGCTGAACGGCTCCGAGGGCCCGCTCGCCGACGAACGGGTCCGCAGGGCCGTGGCCCGCGCCCTGGACCGCGAGGAGCTCGCCCAGGTCGTGCTGAAGCCGCTGGGCCTGCCCGCCGAGCCGGTCGGCAGCCACCTCGCGCTCGCCGGACAGCACGCGTACGCCGACGGCAGCGGAGCGCTCGGCGGGCAGGACACCGAGGAGGCGCAGGCCCTGCTCTCCGACGCCGGGTGGGTGGCGGGCGGGCCCGTGAAGGAGGAGAAGAAGAAGTCGAGGAAGGCGGCCGGCGCCGAGAGCTCCGAGGACGCGGACGGCACGGCCGACGACGGCACGTACATCGTCGGCGGGACGGACGACAAGCCGCGCGGCGCACCCCGCGCCGCGCGCGACGCCCGGCCCGGCGGAGACGCCGGCTCCGCCGTGCTCGCACCCGCGCCCCTGGTCGAACTGCAGCGGGCCGCGCTCCTCGTCCAGTCGGCGGAACTGGCGGAGCGCCGTGTGGCCGGGAAGGAGCGGGACGGCGGGCAGCGGGAGGAGAACCTCGCCCGAAACAGCGGGAAGCGGCTGGAACCCGGCGCCCTGGGGGCGTACGCGCCGAAGGGCACGGCCGCCCCGGGGCGTGCCGCCGCGGGGCCGCTCGCCAAGAAGGGCAAGCCGCTGTCGCTGCGCTTCGTGCTCCCCTCGGGCCCCGGATCGCAGTCGCTGCGGGCGGTGGGGGAGCGGATCGCCCGGATGCTGGAGCGCGTCGGCATCCGTACGGAGATCTCCAAGGTCGCGGACGACAGTTACTTCAAGGACCACATCGCCTCGGGCCAGTACGACCTGGCGCTGTACTCGTGGCCCGCGTCCGCGTTCCCCGCGACGGACGCCCGCCCCATCTACTCCAAGCCGGTCCCGGCGGCGGACGGCTCCCTGAACGTCGAGCAGAACTTCACGCGCGTCGGCACCGACCAGGTGGACCAGCTGTTCGACCAGGCCATCGCCGAACTGGACCCGGACGAGTCCCGCTCCCTGGTCCGCAAGGCCGACGCCCGCATCTGGGCCGCCGCGGGCTCGATCCCCCTCTACCAGCGACCCCAGCTGGTGGCGGCCCGCACGAATCTCGCGAACGCGGGGGCCTTCGGCTTCCAGACCCCCTTCTACGAGGACATGGGCTTCCTGAAGAAGTCGTAG
- a CDS encoding fumarate reductase/succinate dehydrogenase flavoprotein subunit yields the protein MSVVDRQEWDVVVVGAGGAGLRAAIEARERGARTAVICKSLFGKAHTVMAEGGIAAAMGNVNSRDNWQVHFRDTLRGGKFLNQWRMAELQAQEAPDRVWELETWGALFDRTADGRISQRNFGGHEYPRLAHVGDRTGLELIRTLQQKIVSLQQEDFKETGDYESRLKVYQECTVTRILKEDDRVSGTFCYERESGRFFVLEAPSVVVATGGIGKSFKVTSNSWEYTGDGHALALLAGAPLLNMEFVQFHPTGMVWPPSVKGILVTESVRGDGGVLRNSEGKRFMFEYIPDVFKEKYAQSEEEGDRWYEDPDHNRRPPELLPRDEVARAINSEVKAGRGSPHGGVFLDVSTRMPAEVIRRRLPSMYHQFRELADVDITAEAMEVGPTCHYVMGGIAVDSDTTAARGVPGLFAAGEVAGGMHGSNRLGGNSLSDLLVFGRRAGLHAARYATGLAGSRPLVDEVQIDTAAAEALRPFSAEGPAPGEEDGRPPENPYTLHQALQQAMHDLVGIIRRGAEMEKALEKLADLRLRARRAGVEGHRQFNPGWHLALDLRNMLLVSECVARAALERTESRGGHTREDHPAMDRAWRRVNLLCQLTDPTGSLAATDPVHGQIDLVRETAEPIRPDLLALFEKEELVKYLAEEELHE from the coding sequence ATGTCCGTGGTCGACCGCCAGGAGTGGGACGTCGTCGTGGTCGGTGCCGGAGGAGCCGGCCTGCGCGCGGCGATCGAGGCACGCGAGCGCGGGGCGCGCACGGCCGTGATCTGCAAGTCGCTGTTCGGCAAGGCGCACACGGTGATGGCCGAGGGCGGCATCGCGGCCGCCATGGGCAACGTGAACTCGCGCGACAACTGGCAGGTCCACTTCCGCGACACCCTGCGCGGCGGCAAGTTCCTCAACCAGTGGCGGATGGCCGAGCTGCAGGCGCAGGAGGCCCCCGACCGGGTGTGGGAACTGGAGACCTGGGGCGCCCTCTTCGACCGTACGGCGGACGGGCGGATCTCCCAGCGCAACTTCGGCGGGCACGAGTACCCGCGGCTCGCGCACGTCGGCGACCGTACGGGCCTCGAACTGATCCGCACGCTCCAGCAGAAGATCGTGTCGCTGCAGCAGGAGGACTTCAAGGAGACCGGCGACTACGAGTCACGGCTGAAGGTCTACCAGGAGTGCACCGTCACCCGGATCCTCAAGGAGGACGACCGGGTCTCGGGGACCTTCTGCTACGAGCGGGAGTCCGGCCGGTTCTTCGTGCTGGAGGCGCCCTCGGTCGTGGTCGCCACCGGCGGCATCGGCAAGTCCTTCAAGGTGACGTCGAACTCGTGGGAGTACACCGGCGACGGGCACGCGCTGGCGCTGCTCGCGGGCGCGCCGCTGCTGAACATGGAGTTCGTGCAGTTCCACCCGACGGGCATGGTCTGGCCGCCGTCCGTGAAGGGGATCCTCGTCACGGAGTCGGTGCGCGGGGACGGCGGGGTGCTCAGGAACTCCGAGGGCAAGCGGTTCATGTTCGAGTACATCCCGGACGTGTTCAAGGAGAAGTACGCGCAGTCGGAGGAGGAGGGCGACCGGTGGTACGAGGACCCGGACCACAACCGGCGGCCACCCGAACTGCTGCCCCGTGACGAGGTGGCGCGGGCCATCAACTCCGAGGTGAAGGCGGGCCGCGGCTCGCCCCACGGCGGTGTGTTCCTCGACGTCTCCACCCGGATGCCCGCCGAGGTGATCCGGCGCCGGCTGCCGTCCATGTACCACCAGTTCAGGGAACTCGCGGACGTCGACATCACCGCCGAGGCGATGGAGGTCGGACCGACCTGCCACTACGTGATGGGCGGGATCGCCGTCGACTCGGACACCACGGCGGCGCGCGGGGTGCCGGGGCTGTTCGCGGCCGGTGAGGTCGCGGGCGGTATGCACGGCTCCAACCGGCTCGGCGGGAACTCGCTCTCCGACCTGCTGGTGTTCGGGCGCCGGGCCGGACTGCACGCGGCGCGGTACGCCACCGGGCTCGCCGGGAGCCGCCCCCTCGTCGACGAGGTCCAGATCGACACGGCCGCCGCGGAGGCACTGCGGCCCTTCTCCGCCGAGGGGCCCGCGCCCGGCGAGGAGGACGGCCGGCCGCCGGAGAACCCGTACACCCTCCACCAGGCGCTCCAGCAGGCGATGCACGACCTCGTCGGCATCATCCGCCGGGGGGCCGAGATGGAGAAGGCCCTGGAAAAGCTCGCGGACCTGCGGCTGCGGGCGCGGCGGGCCGGGGTCGAGGGGCACCGGCAGTTCAACCCGGGCTGGCACCTCGCGCTCGACCTGCGGAACATGCTGCTCGTCAGCGAATGCGTGGCACGGGCCGCGCTGGAGCGTACGGAGTCGCGCGGCGGCCACACCCGCGAGGACCATCCGGCGATGGACCGGGCGTGGCGGCGCGTCAACCTGCTCTGCCAACTGACCGATCCCACGGGCAGCCTGGCCGCGACGGACCCCGTGCACGGCCAGATCGACCTCGTCCGGGAGACCGCCGAACCCATCCGCCCCGACCTGCTCGCCCTCTTCGAGAAGGAGGAGCTGGTCAAGTACCTCGCCGAAGAGGAGCTCCACGAGTGA
- a CDS encoding succinate dehydrogenase/fumarate reductase iron-sulfur subunit, whose protein sequence is MSSYEARFKVWRGDVGGGGLEDFGVEVNDGEVVLDVIHRIQATRAPDLAVRWNCKAGKCGSCSAEVNGRPRLLCMTRMSVFTREETITVTPLRAFPVVRDLVTDVGFNYAKAREVPAFVPPDGLGPGEYRMMQEDVDRPQEFRKCIECFLCQDTCHVVRDHEENKPAFAGPRFLMRVAELDMHPLDAAEDNGLDRKRTAQDEHGLGYCNITKCCTEVCPEGIKITDNALIPLKERAVDRKYDPLVWLGSKIRRRSPGD, encoded by the coding sequence GTGAGCAGTTACGAGGCCCGCTTCAAGGTGTGGCGCGGAGACGTCGGGGGCGGCGGCCTGGAGGACTTCGGGGTCGAGGTGAACGACGGCGAGGTGGTCCTCGACGTCATCCACCGCATCCAGGCGACCCGGGCCCCGGACCTCGCCGTGCGCTGGAACTGCAAGGCGGGCAAGTGCGGTTCGTGCTCGGCGGAGGTCAACGGCCGGCCGCGGCTGCTGTGCATGACCCGCATGTCGGTGTTCACCCGGGAGGAGACGATCACCGTCACCCCGCTGCGGGCCTTCCCGGTGGTGCGCGACCTCGTCACCGACGTCGGCTTCAACTACGCGAAGGCGCGGGAGGTGCCCGCGTTCGTGCCGCCGGACGGCCTCGGCCCCGGCGAGTACCGGATGATGCAGGAGGACGTGGACCGCCCGCAGGAGTTCCGCAAGTGCATCGAGTGCTTCCTGTGCCAGGACACCTGTCATGTGGTGCGCGACCACGAGGAGAACAAACCGGCCTTCGCCGGTCCGCGCTTCCTGATGCGGGTGGCCGAGCTGGACATGCACCCGCTGGACGCGGCCGAGGACAACGGCCTGGACCGCAAGAGGACCGCCCAGGACGAGCACGGGCTCGGATACTGCAACATCACCAAGTGCTGCACGGAGGTCTGCCCCGAGGGCATCAAGATCACCGACAACGCGCTGATCCCCCTGAAGGAACGCGCGGTCGACCGGAAGTACGACCCGCTGGTCTGGCTGGGGTCGAAGATCAGGAGGCGCTCCCCGGGGGACTGA
- a CDS encoding SpoIIE family protein phosphatase, whose product MTGAGRGELEGTVRVSEIPAKATESEDPSGGAMADATTGDGAVPDGGPAARPQGRPDGARVAMPGGASGEVRGGASGRAPGDARGDARGGAAGRTPTDGAGHGHGTGSVTGTGTVTGHGSGDAPGDVVWQSSPPGSIYDYIKVASFSIGPDGLVDQWSLRAEQLFGISADRAVGMDPVEAFLAEDRRDVGQRKMAEVLDGREWTGVVPFRLPDPEGTGADTEGLAEVYVMPTRTEEGERAAVCIVVDVRTLRSIETDLAASQAIFGQSPFGFLLIDPDLRIRRANQRFASIFGGTVDDHRGRTVKDYLSPGESERVTAILHRVLKTGDSVTEMLVTGTVPGSTERRHWSINLYRVHGGSGRPIGIAWLGTDITARRAAAREAAQARRNLALLNEAGARIGNSLDLETTARELLDVAVPGFCDLASVDLYQGLLAGDETPPGLADGSAELRRVAYASAVSDAPFVGGRKPVRVGAVHRFAFNSVCADALRTAKPQTVPPEEGDLIQSTLAVPMVAHDTVVGIVQFSRTKGSEPFGERDRALAVELAARAAVCMDNARLYRREHERALILQRSLLPPGDPEASGLDIACRYLPGNAATEVGGDWFDVIELPGHRTALVVGDVMGRGLRAAVAMGELRTAVRTLALLDLEPAEVLSALDEIARGLGTPGGTQQSTRGARQSRDADLSEVYLATCVYAVYDSVTRRCTFANAGHLPPVLVEPGESALMLDVPPGMPLGVGGEPFEEVEVELPEGALLALYTDGLVESRDHPLDEGLQSLVGALTDPSEPLEDVCDHVLSTLDTHHGEDDIALLMARVQGLSAESVGDWTLPREPRSVGRAREFARNQLVGWDLEPLVDTAELLVSELVTNALRYGEGEIRLRLLLDRTLVCEVWDAGLVQPRRRRARDTDEGGRGLQLVGLLSAAWGSRRTPRGKTVWFELPLPHEGKGLADPAAALLSLF is encoded by the coding sequence GTGACCGGTGCCGGGCGCGGTGAGCTGGAGGGGACGGTTCGCGTGAGCGAGATACCAGCGAAGGCCACGGAGTCCGAGGACCCGTCGGGCGGCGCGATGGCTGATGCGACGACAGGCGACGGCGCCGTGCCGGACGGAGGGCCGGCCGCAAGGCCGCAAGGCCGCCCGGACGGGGCGCGCGTCGCGATGCCCGGTGGAGCCTCCGGCGAGGTGCGCGGCGGAGCGTCCGGCCGTGCGCCGGGTGATGCGCGCGGTGACGCGCGCGGTGGCGCGGCCGGCCGTACGCCCACCGACGGAGCTGGTCATGGTCACGGGACCGGATCCGTGACCGGGACCGGGACCGTGACCGGTCACGGATCCGGCGACGCGCCCGGTGACGTCGTGTGGCAGAGCAGTCCGCCCGGCTCGATCTACGACTACATCAAGGTCGCCTCGTTCTCGATCGGCCCCGACGGCCTCGTCGACCAGTGGAGCCTGCGCGCCGAGCAGTTGTTCGGCATCAGCGCCGACCGTGCCGTGGGCATGGACCCCGTCGAGGCGTTCCTCGCCGAGGACAGGCGCGACGTCGGGCAGCGGAAGATGGCCGAGGTCCTCGACGGCAGGGAGTGGACCGGTGTGGTCCCCTTCCGGCTGCCCGACCCCGAGGGCACCGGTGCGGACACCGAGGGACTCGCCGAGGTCTACGTCATGCCGACGCGGACCGAGGAGGGCGAACGGGCCGCCGTGTGCATCGTCGTCGACGTCCGCACGCTCCGCAGCATCGAAACGGATCTCGCCGCGTCACAGGCCATTTTCGGCCAATCTCCCTTCGGCTTCCTCCTGATCGACCCGGACCTGCGGATCCGCCGCGCCAACCAGCGGTTCGCCTCGATCTTCGGCGGTACGGTCGACGACCACCGCGGCCGCACCGTCAAGGACTACCTGTCGCCGGGCGAGTCCGAGCGCGTCACGGCGATACTGCACCGGGTCCTGAAGACGGGCGACTCCGTCACCGAGATGCTGGTCACGGGCACCGTGCCCGGTTCCACCGAGCGGCGTCACTGGTCCATCAACCTCTACCGCGTGCACGGCGGTTCGGGCCGTCCGATCGGCATCGCGTGGCTGGGCACCGACATCACCGCCCGTCGCGCCGCCGCCCGCGAGGCCGCGCAGGCCCGGCGCAATCTCGCCCTCCTGAACGAGGCGGGCGCGCGGATAGGGAACTCGCTCGACCTGGAGACCACGGCCCGCGAACTCCTCGACGTGGCCGTCCCCGGCTTCTGCGACCTGGCCTCCGTCGACCTCTACCAGGGCCTGCTCGCCGGTGACGAGACCCCGCCCGGCCTCGCCGACGGCAGTGCGGAACTGCGCCGGGTCGCCTACGCCAGCGCGGTGTCGGACGCCCCCTTCGTCGGCGGCCGCAAGCCCGTGCGGGTCGGCGCGGTTCACCGTTTCGCCTTCAACTCCGTCTGCGCGGACGCCCTGCGCACCGCCAAGCCGCAGACCGTCCCTCCCGAGGAGGGCGACCTGATCCAGTCCACGCTCGCGGTGCCGATGGTCGCCCACGACACGGTGGTCGGCATCGTCCAGTTCTCCCGTACGAAGGGCAGCGAGCCGTTCGGGGAGCGCGACCGGGCGCTGGCGGTCGAGCTGGCCGCCCGGGCCGCCGTCTGCATGGACAACGCCCGCCTGTACCGCCGCGAGCACGAACGCGCCCTCATCCTGCAGCGCTCCCTGCTGCCGCCCGGCGACCCGGAGGCCTCCGGCCTGGACATCGCCTGCCGCTACCTGCCCGGCAACGCGGCCACCGAGGTCGGCGGCGACTGGTTCGACGTCATCGAGCTGCCGGGGCACCGCACGGCGCTGGTCGTCGGCGACGTCATGGGGCGCGGTCTGCGCGCCGCCGTCGCGATGGGCGAACTGCGCACGGCCGTACGCACGCTGGCCCTGCTCGACCTGGAACCGGCCGAGGTGCTCTCCGCGCTGGACGAGATCGCCCGCGGTCTGGGCACGCCGGGCGGCACCCAGCAGTCTACGCGCGGTGCCCGCCAGTCCCGGGACGCCGACCTGTCCGAGGTGTACCTCGCCACCTGCGTGTACGCGGTCTACGACTCCGTCACCCGGCGCTGTACGTTCGCCAACGCCGGCCACCTCCCGCCGGTCCTCGTCGAGCCGGGCGAGAGCGCGCTCATGCTCGACGTACCGCCGGGGATGCCGCTCGGCGTCGGCGGCGAGCCCTTCGAGGAGGTGGAGGTCGAACTGCCCGAGGGGGCCCTCCTGGCGCTCTACACGGACGGCCTGGTCGAATCACGCGACCACCCCCTCGACGAGGGCCTGCAGTCCCTCGTGGGGGCCCTCACGGACCCCTCCGAGCCGCTGGAGGACGTCTGCGACCACGTCCTGAGCACCCTCGACACGCACCACGGCGAGGACGACATCGCGTTGCTGATGGCACGTGTCCAGGGGCTGTCCGCCGAGTCGGTGGGCGACTGGACGCTGCCGCGCGAGCCGCGCAGTGTGGGCCGCGCCCGCGAGTTCGCCCGCAACCAGCTGGTCGGCTGGGACCTGGAGCCGCTCGTCGACACGGCCGAACTGCTCGTCAGTGAGCTGGTCACCAACGCCCTGCGCTACGGCGAGGGGGAGATCAGGCTGCGGCTGCTGCTCGACCGCACCCTGGTCTGCGAGGTCTGGGACGCCGGGCTCGTCCAGCCCCGCCGCCGCCGGGCCCGCGACACGGACGAGGGCGGCCGCGGCCTCCAGCTGGTGGGCCTGCTCAGCGCCGCCTGGGGCTCGCGCCGCACACCGCGCGGGAAGACGGTGTGGTTCGAACTGCCCCTGCCCCACGAGGGGAAGGGCCTCGCGGACCCGGCGGCGGCCCTGCTGAGCCTCTTCTGA